The genomic segment CCCTGGCCGAGGCGACCGGCACCATCAAGGGCGTCACCCGCGTCGTGCTCGCCCAGTCGCTCGACGAGGTGGTGCGCTGGCGGTCGCAGGGCCACGACGTCGCCGTGTCGGTCAACGTGTCGGCACACGACGTCAACGACGAGTCGTTCGCCGACCTCGTCGTCGCCGAGCTCGCCTCACGGGACCTCCCCGGCCGCGCCCTGGTGCTGGAGCTGACGGAGACCGCCCTCCTCGCCGACCCGGAGGCGGCCACGCTCGGGCTCCAGCGGGTCGTCGCCGCCGGCGTCACGGTCGCTGTCGATGACTTCGGTGCGGGCTACGCGAGCCTGCTCTACCTGCGTCGCTTCCCGATCTCGGTGCTCAAGCTCGACCGCTCGCTCGTGCAGGGCCTCACGGTCAGCTCCACCGACGCGGCCCTGGTCCGCTGGACCATCGAGATGGCGCACAGCCTGGGGGTCACCTGCGTCGCCGAGGGGGTGGAGGACGTCGAGACCCTGCGCGCCCTCGCCGATCTGGGCTGCGACGAGGCCCAGGGCTACTACCTGCAGCGGCCAGGCCCGGCCGCCGACTTCGTCGCCGACCGGCGGGCCACGGTGGAGCCCGCCACCTAGTCGCCCAGTCGGACGAGCAGCGCGACCGGGAGGTCGCCCAGCAGGTCGGCCACGGCGACCGTGGCGTCGTACGACCTGCCGGTCAGCTCGTCGCGCCACCGTCCGTCGCGGAGCCGGATCGTCGCCCGCCCCCAGCCCTCCTGCCCGGTGGTGAGCCGCGACACGACGGTCACGACCGACCCCGCGCGCGAGAAGGCGATGGCGTGCGGCGTACCCGTGTCGACGGGGTCGTACGTCGCCGAGGCCCCGAACCAGGCCGGCTTCGCCCTGCGCAGCCGGAGGGCCCGTGAGACCACCAGCAGCTTCTCGTCGTCGAGGTCCTGGGGCGGCTCGCCCTCGTCGAGCGCCGCCAGCCGGGCCAGCCGGGCGGCCCAGTCGACCGGCCGCCGGTTGTCCGGGTCGACCAGCGCAAGGTCGACGAGCTCGCAGCCCTGGTAGACGTCGGGCACGCCGGGCACCGTGAGCGCGAGCAGCTTCTGGCCGAGCACGTTGGCGCGGAACGGTGACGCCAGCCGGTCGACGAAGGCCGTGACCTGCGCCCGCACCGCCTCGTCACCCACGACCCGCTCGGCGAACTCGCGCACCGCCCCGTCGTAGTCCTCGTCCGGCTCGGTCCACGTCGTGTGGCGCTTGGCCTCCCGGGTGGCCTTCTCCAGGTAGCCGGCCAGCCGGGCGGCGTCGATCGGCCAGGCCCCCACGACGGTCTGCCAGATGAGGTACTCGGTGTTGGCGTCGAGGCGGCCAGGGCGGACCGGCGCGGTCGACTCCCGCCACCGGGTCACCGCCGTCGCCCACTCGCCCGGCAGCTCGCTGAGCACGGCGAGCCGGGCCCGCACGTCCTCGCTGCGCTTGGTGTCGTGGGTGGACAGAGTCGTCATCGCGGCCGGCCAGTCGGCCTGCTGGCGCGCGCACCAGCGGTGCAGCTCGTCCGGCTCGACGCCGAAGTGGGCCGGGTCGCCCCCGACCTCGTTGAGGGCGGTGAGGCGCAGCCACCGGTAGAACGCGGTGTCCTCGACGCCCTTGGCCATCACCGGGCCGCAGGTCTGCTGGAAGCGCACGACGAACTCGTCCCGGTGCGGGCCGCGCCCGAGGTCGCCCGACGCCAGCCCGACGACGAGGTCCAGCGTCCCGAGCCGGTCCTCGGCGAGGTGCCCGGCGGCGGCAGCCGCCGCGGCCTCCAGGACCTCCCGGGACGCCACAGGCGCCGGCTCGCCCGGCACCACGTAGGCCCGGTAGACCGGCATCGCCGTGAGCAGCTCCACCAGGGCCTCGCGGATGCCGCGCCGGGTGTGGTCGCGCAGGGCGAGGTGGTCGTGGCAGATCGCGGCGGCAACCTCGACCAGCCGGGCCACCTCGGCCTGCAGCCCGTGCTCGACGACGAAGCGCTTCGCCTCGCCGACGACGCCGGCGAAGTCGCCGGGCTCGCCGGTCAGCCGGGTGTAGAGCTCGGTCAGCGGCGCCGCGCCGGCCGGGTCGACGAGGGCGCCGCCGATGCGCTGCAGCGCGTCGTAGCCGGTCGTGCCGGCGCACGGCCAGTCCGTCGGCAGCGGCTCGTCACCCTCGAGGATCTTCTCGACCACCACCCACGCGTGGTCGGTCGCCCGGGCGAGCCGCCGGATGTACCCCCGCGGGTCGGCCAGCCCGTCGGGATGGTCGATCCGCAACCCGTGGATGCGGCCCTCGGAGACCAGCGCCAGCAGCACGGCGTGCGTCTG from the Actinomycetes bacterium genome contains:
- the treY gene encoding malto-oligosyltrehalose synthase, with amino-acid sequence MSDVPTGTYRLQLRPEFTFDDATAVLPYLHDLGVSHVYLSPVLQAAPGSTHGYDVVDHSHLNDELGGAESFRRLSDAAAGLGMGVVVDVVPNHMAVPTPASLNAALWSVLRNGPASPYARWFDVDWAAQERAVLMPVLGRRIGEVVADGEITLDRTGGRSSEPVLRYFDHVLPVRPGTEDLPLPELLDRQFYRLAHWRVGDEELNYRRFFDIDTLAGLRVEDEQVFAQTHAVLLALVSEGRIHGLRIDHPDGLADPRGYIRRLARATDHAWVVVEKILEGDEPLPTDWPCAGTTGYDALQRIGGALVDPAGAAPLTELYTRLTGEPGDFAGVVGEAKRFVVEHGLQAEVARLVEVAAAICHDHLALRDHTRRGIREALVELLTAMPVYRAYVVPGEPAPVASREVLEAAAAAAAGHLAEDRLGTLDLVVGLASGDLGRGPHRDEFVVRFQQTCGPVMAKGVEDTAFYRWLRLTALNEVGGDPAHFGVEPDELHRWCARQQADWPAAMTTLSTHDTKRSEDVRARLAVLSELPGEWATAVTRWRESTAPVRPGRLDANTEYLIWQTVVGAWPIDAARLAGYLEKATREAKRHTTWTEPDEDYDGAVREFAERVVGDEAVRAQVTAFVDRLASPFRANVLGQKLLALTVPGVPDVYQGCELVDLALVDPDNRRPVDWAARLARLAALDEGEPPQDLDDEKLLVVSRALRLRRAKPAWFGASATYDPVDTGTPHAIAFSRAGSVVTVVSRLTTGQEGWGRATIRLRDGRWRDELTGRSYDATVAVADLLGDLPVALLVRLGD